A DNA window from Falco peregrinus isolate bFalPer1 chromosome 8, bFalPer1.pri, whole genome shotgun sequence contains the following coding sequences:
- the ADAM19 gene encoding disintegrin and metalloproteinase domain-containing protein 19, whose product MRGRGLLCGIALSQLLLLLPPPPRAGAGAEPQPEVVVPRWAALGTPSSEKYPYRAEVKVKAEGQELILELEKNGNLFAPSYTETHYSQTGQTQSISLTHTDHCFYHGVVRGWERSSVMLSTCRGLRGLIVLSSNSSYILEPAPDSPNQHLIYRLDDLRLQRGACAYQGTGAAAEDWLRDFTAGMKPPRQRVKREALQATKYVELLLVADYAEFQKNHFSIEATRLKLVEAANYVDKFYRSLNIRIALVGLEIWSNWNKCDVTENPYSTLKSFLAWSSKERVHRKHDNAQLITGVPFQGTTVGLAPVMAMCSEFQSGGVNMDHSDNAIGVAATIAHEMGHNFGMNHDSAGCCTTPAEDGGCIMASATGHPFPKVFNQCNRKELEKYLQSGGGMCLSNMPDTKKMYGGKKCGNGYLEEGEECDCGEVEECNNPCCDASTCSLKLGAECAHGRCCHQCKLMSPGTLCREGSGLCDLPEYCTGESPFCPPNSYQIDGSSCDGGKAYCYSGMCLTYKEQCLQLWGPGARPAPDACFEKVNAAGDIYGNCGKDIYGNYRKCEMRDAKCGKIQCQSSASKPLQSNAVAIDTTIRMQRTELRCRGTHVYRSENEEKEMLDPGLVLTGTKCGSHHVCFEGRCQNTSIIFDSESCSKKCHGHGVCNNNKNCHCNQGWAPPFCNKQGRGGSLDSGPPLPEGPSAVVITLAILAPVLLLIGMMFLFYYLKCWNKFAICSLKKTPQFSDTSGSGHANPAFKLKTPQEQRKVIGFPEIPSKPSPQQGPGLRRHTQQPSTFSTGCGVGQPAGQAQPAFPKDVSRRTPPSRPAPPAPKPPVSQDISRPRPPQRALPANPVPGRTRAWLGNSPTISLPPAHTRTPGRLQPTAENTGVRRA is encoded by the exons AAACCTGTTTGCGCCAAGCTACACTGAGACTCATTACAGCCAGACTGGACAAACCCAGAGCATCTCTCTGACCCACACG GACCACTGCTTTTACCACGGGGTGGTGAGGGGCTGGGAGCGCTCCAGTGTCATGCTCAGCACGTGCCGAGGGCTGCG AGGACTTATTGTACTGAGCAGCAATTCCAGCTATATCTTAGAGCCGGCTCCCGACAGCCCAAACCAGCACTTGATTTACAGGTTGGATGATCTGAGGTTGCAGAGAGGAGCCTGTGCCTACCAGggcactggggctgcagctgaagaCTGGCTCAGGGACTTCACAGCTGGGATGAAACCACCCCGCCAGAGG GTGAAACGGGAGGCTCTGCAGGCTACAAAGTACGTGGAGCTTCTGCTCGTGGCAGATTATGCAGAG TTTCAGAAGAATCACTTCAGCATCGAAGCAACAAGACTTAAATTAGTGGAGGCTGCTAATTACGTAGATAAG TTTTACAGATCCCTGAATATCCGGATTGCCTTGGTGGGGCTGGAGATCTGGAGCAATTGGAATAAATGTGATGTAACTGAGAATCCTTACTCCACCCTGAAGTCCTTTCTGGCCTGGAGTAGCAAGGAGCGGGTGCACAGAAAACACGATAATGCCCAACTAATCAC GGGTGTGCCTTTCCAAGGTACCACAGTAGGCTTGGCTCCTGTGATGGCCATGTGCTCTGAATTCCAGTCAGGAGGAGTAAACATG GATCACTCTGATAACGCCATTGGTGTGGCTGCTACCATTGCCCATGAGATGGGACACAATTTTGGCATGAATCATGATTCAGCTGGCTGCTGTACCACCCCTGCAGAAGATGGAGGCTGCATCATGGCTTCTGCAACTGG GCATCCATTCCCCAAGGTGTTCAACCAGTGCAATAGAAAAGAGCTGGAGAAGTATCTGCAGTCTGGCGGAGGGATGTGTCTCTCCAATATGCCAGATACCAAAAAAATGTATGGTGGGAAGAAATGTGGAAATGGCTACTTGGAAGAAGGGGAGGAGTGTGACTGTGGAGAGGTGGAG GAATGCAATAACCCCTGCTGCGACGCCAGCACCTGCTCCCTGAAGCTGGGTGCCGAATGTGCCCATGGCAGATGCTGTCATCAGTGCAAG cTGATGTCTCCGGGAACTCTCTGCAGGGAAGGGTCAGGACTCTGTGACCTCCCAGAATACTGCACTGGCGAGTCACCGTTTTGCCCCCCCAACTCTTACCAAATTGATGGGTCTTCCTGCGATGGAGGAAAGGCTTATTGCTACAGCGGCATGTGTCTCACATACAAAGAGCAGTGCTTGCAGCTGTGGGGTCCTG GAGCCAGGCCAGCACCAGATGCCTGCTTCGAGAAGGTTAACGCGGCTGGAGACATCTACGGGAACTGTGGGAAGGACATCTACGGCAACTACAGGAAGTGTGAGATGAG AGATGCTAAATGTGGGAAGATCCAGTGCCAGAGCTCTGCTTCCAAACCCCTGCAGTCCAATGCGGTGGCCATAGACACAACTATCCGCATGCAGAGGACGGAGCTGAGGTGCCGAGGGACCCATGTGTACAGATCTgagaatgaagaaaaggagATGTTGGATCCTGGCTTGGTGTTGACGGGAACAAAATGTGGGAGCCATCAT GTTTGCTTTGAGGGGCGCTGCCAGAACACATCCATCATCTTTGATTCTGAAAGCTGCAGCAAGAAGTGCCACGGGCATGGA GTCTGCAATAACAACAAGAACTGCCACTGCAACCAGGGGTGGGCCCCCCCATTTTGCAAcaagcagggaaggggaggaagctTGGACAGTGGTCCCCCCCTGCCCGAAG GCCCTTCAGCAGTTGTGATAACTCTTGCAATCCTGGCTCCTGTTCTCCTTCTCATTGGAATGATGTTTTTATTCTATTATCTGAAATGCTGGAATAAATTTGCCATCTGTTCTCTAAAGAAGACCCCGCAGTTCAG TGACACCTCTGGAAGCGGGCACGCAAACCCTGCCTTCAAGCTGAAAACCccccaggagcagaggaag GTGATTGGCTTCCCTGAAATCCCATCAAAACCTTCTCCCCAGCAAGGGCCAGGGCTCCGACGCCACACGCAGCAGCCATCCACCTTCTCCACTGGCTGCGGCGTGGGGCAGCCCgctgggcaggcacagccgGCGTTTCCGAAGGACGTTTCCCGGCGGACACCCCCGAGCAggccagctcctcctgctcccaaaCCCCCCGTCTCTCAG GATATTTCTAGGCCCCGGCCACCCCAAAGAGCTTTGCCAGCGAATCCTGTCCCAGGCAGAaccagagcctggctggggaaCAGCCCCACCATCTCGCTGCCTCCTGCACACACCAGGACCCCAGGACGACTCCAGCCGACGGCGGAG